In Anguilla rostrata isolate EN2019 chromosome 1, ASM1855537v3, whole genome shotgun sequence, a genomic segment contains:
- the LOC135241280 gene encoding gap junction alpha-4 protein-like yields the protein MSKSDWTFMELLLEQGQVHSTGVGKMWLTVLFLFRVLVLSTAAESVWGDEQSDFVCNTLQPGCEAVCYDKAFPISHFRFFILQVIIVASPAIFYLSYAALHARGQRKREEEEEEERRKREEEAKGRDSKVEKKEKEGGREREGAGQGGRVPPNVPRLRGKLFRVYLCVTVLKLLLEAAFILVLWHVYGFTVPAHYVCQRWPCPHTVDCFVSRPKEKTVFTVYMQAMAGVSLLFNLLEVCVLLRRCCCPAPGSWAHPRAPAPHPKQRAHLHLPTGKGGATPGWEARIRWGAQHAFGAEPALLAPPPSLTRLPQEAPRGSWSTQWRYPQVYQQGGASI from the coding sequence ATGTCGAAGTCAGACTGGACCTTTATGGAGCTCCTGCTGGAGCAGGGGCAGGTGCACTCCACAGGTGTGGGGAAGATGTGGCTGACGGTGCTCTTCCTGTTCCGCGTGCTGGTGCTGAGCACGGCGGCTGAGTCGGTGTGGGGCGACGAGCAGTCCGACTTTGTCTGCAACACGCTGCAGCCGGGCTGTGAGGCCGTCTGCTACGACAAGGCCTTCCCCATCTCCCACTTCCGCTTCTTCATCCTGCAGGTCATCATCGTCGCCTCGCCCGCCATCTTCTACCTCAGCTACGCCGCCCTGCACGCCAgggggcagaggaagagggaggaggaggaggaggaggagaggaggaagagggaggaggaggcgaaGGGAAGGGACTCGAAggtggagaagaaggagaaggagggagggcgggagagagagggcgcagggcagggtgggaggGTACCCCCGAATGTGCCCAGGCTGAGAGGCAAGCTGTTCCGGGTGTACCTGTGCGTCACCGTCCTcaagctgctgctggaggcGGCCTTCATCCTGGTGCTGTGGCACGTGTACGGCTTCACCGTGCCCGCCCACTACGTGTGCCAGCGCTGGCCGTGCCCACACACGGTCGACTGCTTCGTGTCGCGGCCCAAGGAGAAGACCGTCTTCACCGTGTACATGCAGGCCATGGCGGGCGTGTCGCTGCTCTTCAACCTGCTGGAGGTGTGCGTGCTCCTCCGCCGATGCTGCTGCCCCGCCCCGGGCAGCTGGGCCCACCCCCGCGCCCCagcgccccaccccaaacagagggctcacctccacctgcccaCGGGCAAGGGCGGGGCCACTCCGGGATGGGAGGCTCGGATTCGCTGGGGTGCCCAGCATGCTTTTGGGGCGGAGCCAGCCTTacttgcccctcccccttctctgaCCCGTCTCCCTCAGGAGGCCCCCAGGGGCAGCTGGTCCACACAGTGGCGTTATCCCCAGGTCtaccagcagggcggcgcctCAATATGA